A section of the Streptomyces sp. Je 1-369 genome encodes:
- the whiA gene encoding DNA-binding protein WhiA — protein sequence MAMTAAVKDEISRLPVTRTCCRKAEVSAILRFAGGLHLVSGRIVIEAELDTAMAARRLKRDILEIFGHSSELIVMAPGGLRRGSRYVVRVVAGGDQLARQTGLVDGRGRPIRGLPPQVVSGATCDAEAAWRGAFLAHGSLTEPGRSSSLEVTCPGPEAALALVGAARRLQIASKAREVRGVDRVVVRDGDAIGALLTRLGAHESVLAWEERRMRREVRATANRLANFDDANLRRSARAAVAAGARVQRALEILGDEVPEHLAAAGRLRMEHKQASLEELGALADPVLTKDAVAGRIRRLLAMADKRAQDLGIAGTESNLSEELADNMAV from the coding sequence ATGGCGATGACGGCAGCGGTGAAGGACGAGATCTCCCGGCTCCCCGTCACCCGGACCTGCTGCAGAAAAGCAGAGGTGTCGGCGATCCTGCGGTTCGCGGGCGGCCTTCACCTGGTGAGCGGCCGCATCGTGATCGAGGCGGAGCTGGACACCGCGATGGCCGCCCGGCGGCTCAAGCGGGACATCCTGGAGATCTTCGGGCACAGCTCGGAGCTGATCGTGATGGCCCCCGGCGGCCTCCGGCGCGGCTCGCGGTACGTGGTCCGGGTCGTCGCGGGCGGCGACCAGCTGGCCCGCCAGACGGGCCTCGTCGACGGCCGCGGCCGTCCCATCCGGGGCCTGCCGCCACAGGTGGTCTCGGGGGCCACCTGCGACGCGGAGGCGGCCTGGCGCGGCGCGTTCCTCGCCCACGGCTCGCTGACCGAGCCCGGCCGCTCCTCCTCCCTGGAGGTGACCTGCCCGGGCCCCGAGGCCGCGCTCGCGCTGGTCGGCGCCGCGCGCAGGCTGCAGATCGCGAGCAAGGCCCGCGAGGTGCGGGGCGTGGACCGCGTGGTCGTACGCGACGGAGACGCGATCGGCGCGCTGCTCACCCGTCTGGGGGCACACGAATCGGTGCTCGCCTGGGAGGAGCGGCGGATGCGCCGCGAGGTGCGGGCCACCGCCAACCGCCTCGCCAACTTCGACGACGCGAACCTGCGCCGCTCGGCCCGCGCGGCCGTCGCGGCGGGTGCCCGCGTGCAGCGCGCCCTGGAGATCCTCGGCGACGAGGTGCCTGAGCACCTCGCGGCCGCCGGACGCCTGCGCATGGAGCACAAGCAGGCCTCCCTCGAGGAGCTGGGTGCGCTCGCCGACCCGGTGCTGACGAAGGACGCCGTCGCGGGCCGCATCCGCCGCCTGCTCGC
- a CDS encoding gluconeogenesis factor YvcK family protein has translation MTPNRRSVRLSRLGRKRGTQPKVVALGGGMGLSASLAALRRITGAGDLTAVVTVADDGGSSGRLRDELGVLPPGDLRKALAALCGDDDWGQTWSRVIQHRFQSKGDLHEHAVGNLLIVALWEQLGDHVQALDLVGRLLGAQGRVLPMSAVPLELQALVKGHDPERPDDVDTVRGQATVALTPGEVQSVHVVPHDPPAVPEAVAAVLDADWVVLGPGSWFSSVIPHLLVPELFDALTETKARKVLSLNLAPQPGETEGFSPQRHLEVLARHAPKLALDVVLADEAAVPDRESLTDAAKRLGATVELAPVARPDGTPRHDPELLAAAYDRIFRMHGRIGPWR, from the coding sequence ATGACCCCGAACCGCCGGAGCGTCCGCCTGAGCAGGCTGGGCCGCAAGCGGGGTACCCAGCCCAAGGTGGTCGCCCTCGGCGGTGGCATGGGCCTGTCCGCCTCGCTCGCCGCGCTGCGCCGCATCACCGGAGCCGGTGACCTCACCGCCGTCGTCACGGTCGCCGACGACGGCGGCTCCAGCGGCCGGCTCCGCGACGAGCTGGGCGTGCTGCCGCCCGGCGACCTGCGCAAGGCACTCGCCGCGCTCTGCGGCGACGACGACTGGGGCCAGACCTGGTCCCGCGTCATCCAGCACCGCTTCCAGTCCAAGGGTGACCTGCACGAACACGCGGTCGGCAATCTGCTGATCGTCGCCCTGTGGGAGCAGCTCGGCGACCACGTCCAGGCGCTCGACCTGGTCGGCAGGCTGCTCGGCGCGCAGGGCCGCGTGCTGCCCATGTCGGCCGTGCCGCTGGAGCTCCAGGCCCTGGTCAAGGGCCACGACCCGGAGCGCCCGGACGACGTGGACACCGTGCGCGGGCAGGCCACGGTCGCCCTCACGCCCGGCGAGGTCCAGTCCGTGCACGTCGTCCCGCACGACCCGCCGGCCGTCCCCGAAGCGGTCGCCGCCGTGCTCGACGCGGACTGGGTCGTCCTCGGTCCTGGCTCCTGGTTCTCCTCGGTGATCCCGCACCTGCTGGTCCCCGAACTGTTCGACGCGCTCACCGAGACGAAGGCCCGCAAGGTCCTCTCACTCAACCTCGCGCCGCAACCGGGAGAAACCGAGGGGTTCTCTCCGCAGCGTCATTTGGAGGTTTTGGCCCGACACGCCCCTAAACTCGCCCTGGACGTGGTGCTGGCCGACGAGGCCGCCGTGCCCGACCGTGAGTCACTGACCGATGCCGCCAAGCGGCTCGGTGCCACGGTCGAGCTGGCGCCGGTGGCCCGGCCCGACGGGACTCCGAGGCACGACCCGGAGCTCCTGGCAGCCGCGTACGACCGTATTTTTCGGATGCATGGAAGGATCGGCCCATGGCGATGA
- the rapZ gene encoding RNase adapter RapZ, translating into MTEHDEGGEQVSAGTPMETPAVPDAAIPELVIISGMSGAGRSTAAKCLEDLGWFVVDNLPPALIPTMVELGARSQGNVARIAVVVDVRGRRFFDNLRESLAELESKNVTRRIVFLESSDEALVRRFESVRRPHPLQGDGRIVDGIAAERDLLRELRGDADLVIDTSSLNVHELRAKMDASFAGEEEPELRATVMSFGFKYGLPVDADLVVDMRFLPNPHWVPELRQYTGLNEEVAAYVFNQPGAKEFLDRYAEMLQLIAAGYRREGKRYVTIAVGCTGGKHRSVAMSEKLAARLVSEGVETVIVHRDMGRE; encoded by the coding sequence ATGACCGAGCACGACGAAGGTGGAGAGCAAGTGAGTGCGGGCACGCCCATGGAGACGCCGGCCGTCCCGGACGCCGCGATTCCCGAGCTGGTGATCATCTCGGGCATGTCCGGCGCCGGACGCAGCACCGCGGCGAAGTGCCTGGAGGACCTCGGCTGGTTCGTGGTCGACAACCTGCCGCCCGCGCTGATCCCCACGATGGTGGAGCTCGGCGCCCGCTCGCAGGGCAACGTCGCCCGCATCGCGGTCGTCGTCGACGTGCGGGGCAGGCGGTTCTTCGACAACCTCCGCGAGTCCCTCGCCGAGCTGGAGTCGAAGAACGTCACCCGGCGCATCGTCTTCCTGGAGTCCTCCGACGAGGCCCTGGTCCGCCGCTTCGAATCGGTCCGCCGCCCGCACCCGCTGCAGGGCGACGGCCGCATCGTCGACGGCATCGCCGCCGAGCGCGACCTGCTGCGCGAGCTGCGCGGCGACGCCGACCTGGTCATCGACACCTCCAGCCTGAACGTCCACGAGCTGCGGGCCAAGATGGACGCCTCGTTCGCGGGCGAGGAGGAGCCCGAGCTGCGGGCCACCGTCATGTCCTTCGGCTTCAAGTACGGCCTGCCGGTCGACGCCGACCTGGTCGTTGACATGCGCTTCCTGCCGAACCCCCACTGGGTCCCCGAACTGCGCCAGTACACCGGCCTCAACGAGGAGGTGGCGGCGTACGTCTTCAACCAGCCCGGCGCCAAGGAGTTCCTCGACAGGTACGCGGAGATGCTCCAGCTCATCGCCGCGGGCTACCGCCGCGAGGGCAAGCGCTACGTGACGATCGCGGTCGGCTGCACCGGCGGCAAGCACCGCTCCGTCGCCATGTCGGAGAAGCTCGCGGCACGCCTGGTGTCCGAGGGCGTGGAGACGGTCATCGTCCACCGGGACATGGGGCGCGAATGA
- the uvrC gene encoding excinuclease ABC subunit UvrC, whose product MADPSSYRPKPGQIPDAPGVYKFRDEHRRVIYVGKAKSLRQRLANYFQDLAGLHPRTRSMVTTAASVEWTVVSNEVEALQLEYTWIKEFDPRFNVKYRDDKSYPYLAVTMNEQFPRVQVMRGAKKKGVRYFGPYGHAWAIRDTVDLLLRAFPVRTCSAGVFKNAARTGRPCLLGYIDKCSAPCVERITPEDHRELAEDFCDFMGGRTGTYIRRLERRMTDAAEEMEYERAGRLRDDIEALKKAMEKSAVVLADATDADLIALAEDELEAAVQIFHVRGGRVRGQRGWVTDKVEAVTSGDLVEHALQQLYGEERGDAVPKEVLVPALPDPIEPVQEWLTERRGANVSLRIPQRGDKKALMETVARNAQQSLVLHKTKRASDLTTRSRALEEIAAALELDSVPLRVECYDISHLQGDDVVASMVVFEDGLARKSEYRRFQIKGFEGQDDVRSMHEVITRRFKRYLAEKERSGEWVDEETGEVADLGPTEEDGRPKRFAYPPQLVVVDGGQPQVAAAKRALDELGIDDIAVCGLAKRLEEVWVPDEDDPVILPRTSEGLYLLQRVRDEAHRFAITYQRTKRAKRFKAGPLDEVRGLGEARKRTVIKHFGSVKRLRSATIDQICEVPGVGRKTAEAIAVALAQAAPAAPAVNMTTGEILDDDEPIAVAEEDRVPPVEAASGENESGEPVSAGTPEERRGQKT is encoded by the coding sequence ATGGCCGACCCTTCCAGCTACCGCCCCAAGCCGGGACAGATCCCCGACGCCCCGGGGGTCTACAAATTCCGCGACGAGCACCGCCGGGTGATCTACGTCGGGAAGGCCAAGAGCCTGCGCCAGCGCCTGGCGAACTACTTCCAGGACCTGGCGGGGCTCCACCCGCGGACCCGCTCCATGGTGACGACGGCCGCCTCCGTCGAGTGGACGGTGGTCAGCAACGAGGTCGAGGCGCTCCAGCTGGAGTACACCTGGATCAAGGAGTTCGACCCCCGCTTCAACGTCAAGTACCGCGACGACAAGAGCTATCCGTACCTCGCGGTGACGATGAACGAGCAGTTCCCGCGCGTGCAGGTGATGCGCGGCGCCAAGAAGAAGGGCGTGCGCTACTTCGGGCCCTACGGCCACGCGTGGGCGATCCGCGACACCGTCGACCTCCTCCTGCGCGCCTTCCCGGTCCGTACGTGCTCCGCGGGCGTCTTCAAGAACGCCGCCCGCACCGGCCGCCCCTGTCTGCTCGGGTACATCGACAAGTGCTCGGCGCCCTGCGTGGAGCGCATCACGCCCGAGGACCACCGTGAACTCGCCGAGGACTTCTGCGACTTCATGGGGGGCCGCACGGGCACGTACATCCGCCGTCTGGAGCGCCGGATGACGGACGCGGCCGAGGAGATGGAGTACGAGCGGGCGGGACGCCTGCGCGACGACATCGAGGCCCTCAAGAAGGCCATGGAGAAGAGCGCCGTCGTCCTCGCCGACGCCACCGACGCCGACCTCATCGCCCTCGCCGAGGACGAGCTGGAGGCCGCCGTGCAGATCTTCCACGTCCGCGGCGGGCGCGTGCGCGGACAGCGCGGCTGGGTCACCGACAAGGTCGAGGCGGTCACCAGCGGCGACCTCGTCGAGCACGCCCTCCAGCAGCTGTACGGCGAGGAGCGCGGCGACGCCGTGCCCAAGGAGGTGCTCGTCCCCGCGCTGCCCGACCCCATAGAGCCCGTCCAGGAGTGGCTGACCGAGCGCCGCGGCGCCAACGTCTCGCTGCGCATCCCGCAGCGCGGCGACAAGAAGGCCCTCATGGAGACCGTCGCGCGCAACGCACAGCAGTCCCTCGTCCTGCACAAGACCAAGCGCGCCTCCGACCTCACGACGCGCTCGCGCGCCTTGGAGGAGATCGCCGCCGCCCTGGAGCTGGACAGCGTCCCGCTGCGCGTCGAGTGCTACGACATCTCGCACCTCCAGGGCGACGACGTCGTGGCGTCGATGGTCGTCTTCGAGGACGGCCTCGCCAGGAAGAGCGAGTACCGCCGCTTCCAGATAAAGGGCTTCGAGGGCCAGGACGACGTCCGCTCCATGCACGAGGTGATCACGCGCCGCTTCAAGCGCTATCTCGCCGAGAAGGAGCGGAGCGGCGAGTGGGTCGACGAGGAGACCGGTGAGGTCGCCGACCTCGGGCCCACGGAGGAGGACGGCCGCCCCAAGCGGTTCGCGTATCCGCCGCAGCTCGTCGTGGTCGACGGTGGGCAGCCGCAGGTCGCGGCCGCCAAGAGGGCCCTGGACGAGCTGGGGATCGACGACATCGCGGTGTGCGGCCTCGCCAAGCGCCTGGAGGAGGTCTGGGTCCCCGACGAGGACGACCCGGTCATCCTGCCGCGCACGAGCGAGGGCCTGTATCTGCTCCAGCGGGTCCGTGACGAGGCCCACCGCTTCGCGATCACCTACCAGCGGACCAAGCGGGCCAAGCGCTTCAAGGCCGGGCCGCTGGACGAGGTGCGCGGCCTCGGTGAGGCCAGGAAACGGACGGTGATCAAGCACTTCGGTTCGGTGAAGCGGCTGCGGTCCGCGACGATCGACCAGATCTGCGAGGTCCCGGGAGTGGGCCGCAAGACGGCCGAAGCCATCGCGGTGGCCCTCGCCCAGGCGGCACCCGCCGCCCCCGCGGTCAACATGACCACCGGAGAGATCCTGGACGACGACGAGCCGATCGCCGTGGCCGAAGAGGACCGGGTGCCGCCCGTCGAGGCCGCGTCCGGGGAGAATGAGAGCGGGGAGCCCGTGTCCGCGGGCACCCCGGAAGAACGACGGGGGCAGAAGACATGA
- a CDS encoding L,D-transpeptidase yields MSDDLTSALRDLAADHATPPPVPGAEIRRRAVVRGRRRRAAAAGVTLATAAVAVTVVAGLVSGSDDGPRPHRKPAPVATDSAREPAATVDLSRRRMTLDGRELPVSAGTAAHPTPTGRMTVVATYPEKRMTAGNVGLDTYDLTLPWVVELRTPDGGTNYVVALTYNEKAPGDMDVTKGWIGLREDDARTFHDSVEPGDVITVRTGRPAR; encoded by the coding sequence GATGACCTGACCTCCGCGCTCCGTGACCTGGCGGCCGACCACGCGACGCCGCCCCCCGTGCCCGGTGCCGAGATCCGCCGCCGGGCCGTGGTGCGCGGACGCCGCCGCCGCGCCGCGGCCGCGGGAGTGACCCTCGCCACGGCAGCCGTGGCCGTGACCGTCGTCGCCGGGCTCGTGTCCGGCTCCGACGACGGCCCGCGGCCCCACAGGAAGCCCGCCCCCGTCGCCACGGACAGCGCCCGCGAGCCCGCCGCCACCGTCGACCTGTCCCGGCGCCGCATGACGCTCGACGGCCGGGAGCTGCCCGTCTCCGCGGGCACCGCCGCGCACCCCACGCCCACCGGCCGCATGACGGTCGTCGCCACGTACCCCGAGAAGCGCATGACGGCGGGGAACGTGGGCCTCGACACGTACGACCTGACGCTGCCCTGGGTCGTCGAACTGCGCACCCCCGACGGCGGCACCAACTACGTCGTCGCACTGACCTACAACGAGAAGGCGCCGGGCGACATGGACGTCACCAAGGGCTGGATCGGCCTGCGCGAGGACGACGCCCGCACGTTCCACGACAGCGTCGAACCCGGCGACGTGATCACCGTCCGCACCGGGCGCCCCGCTCGCTGA